In a single window of the Aridibaculum aurantiacum genome:
- a CDS encoding CHAD domain-containing protein, giving the protein MKEKAFAQAIHEKFKDVNKGACKLLKDFDTGAIHDFRIEVKKLRAFLGLIGYHYQSVITPTLTKKIKNFYGYVGIIRNLQLQQQLVIDYCTMNSNSVPEEYLAKLKREEIYWKKQALDCMSNDTNFNEDEEMMVGNLPYQANEQAIKRYVADKLYELETLLAATYKEIKIHQVRKLLKNLLFNWHFFPVNALPAALDKKEIIYVVQTLACFRDKCIAINHLQEEIQYQSTVARELEILEAIATQLQVEKEQVRLQVIEMLHKLKTKMQAPGRSMKRECAL; this is encoded by the coding sequence ATGAAAGAGAAAGCATTTGCACAGGCTATACATGAAAAGTTTAAAGACGTAAATAAAGGCGCTTGCAAGCTGCTAAAGGACTTTGATACTGGCGCCATCCACGACTTTAGAATTGAAGTAAAGAAATTGCGTGCATTTCTTGGGCTGATAGGATATCATTACCAAAGCGTCATCACTCCTACCCTTACAAAGAAGATCAAAAACTTTTATGGCTATGTAGGTATTATCCGGAACCTGCAGCTACAGCAGCAACTGGTAATTGATTATTGCACCATGAATTCCAATTCTGTTCCAGAAGAATATTTAGCCAAGCTAAAACGTGAAGAGATATACTGGAAGAAACAAGCGCTTGATTGTATGAGCAATGACACCAACTTCAACGAGGATGAAGAGATGATGGTTGGTAACCTGCCTTACCAGGCGAATGAACAAGCGATTAAAAGATATGTTGCTGATAAGCTTTACGAACTTGAAACACTACTTGCTGCCACTTACAAAGAGATTAAGATACACCAGGTAAGAAAACTGTTGAAGAACCTGCTATTCAACTGGCACTTCTTCCCGGTTAATGCACTGCCAGCAGCGCTTGATAAGAAAGAAATCATTTACGTTGTGCAAACCTTGGCTTGTTTTAGAGACAAGTGTATTGCTATCAATCATCTCCAGGAAGAGATTCAATATCAATCAACCGTAGCAAGAGAATTAGAAATTTTAGAAGCAATTGCCACACAGCTTCAGGTAGAAAAAGAGCAGGTACGTTTACAGGTTATTGAGATGCTACACAAGCTGAAGACAAAGATGCAAGCCCCAGGTAGATCAA
- the argS gene encoding arginine--tRNA ligase has protein sequence MSVVAQIKEAAVQAINQLYGLSISQDAITVNETKPEFEGDYTLVLFSFIKQLKKAPEALGNELGSHLVQNNSSFFTNFNVIKGFLNLSISTDVWTNFLQAEYANANFGHAAPSGKKVMVEYSSPNTNKPLHLGHLRNNFLGWSAAEILKANGNEVFKACIVNDRGIHICKSMIAWQKHANGATPESTGKKGDHLVGDYYVMFEQDLKAEAEVVMDNLLSRQLKGFEEEEVKKITGLLQAMEKYTAEGNKEKHAEVKAELKEFARNHTPIMKEAKQMLLKWEQGDEEVLNLWKQMNSWVYKGFDETYQRIGTDFHKIYYESNTYLLGKDIVEEGLQKGVLFRKEDGSVWIDLTADGLDEKLVLRKDGTSVYITQDIGLAKQKYEEFGIDESIYVIADEQNYHMKVLKLIMQKLGAPYANGIQHLSYGMVELPHGKMKSREGTVVDADDMVDEMEKIAEQKTKELGKVEDFTAEELKHLYHIIGLGALKFFLLRVDPKKRIIFNPEESIEFHGFTGPFIQYTHARIKSMLRKQQPTGARLTGELLPLEKSLVVLLEQFPSVVREAAQEHDPSKLAIYAFNMAQSYNSFYTKHSVLNAESEEKKELRLQLSQFTSQVINTAMRLLGIEVPERM, from the coding sequence ATGAGTGTTGTAGCACAGATAAAAGAAGCCGCCGTACAAGCTATAAATCAATTATATGGCCTATCCATCTCGCAGGATGCCATTACTGTAAATGAAACCAAACCAGAATTTGAAGGTGACTATACGTTGGTATTGTTCTCGTTTATAAAGCAGTTAAAGAAAGCCCCGGAAGCACTGGGAAATGAACTGGGAAGTCACCTGGTACAAAACAATAGCTCGTTCTTTACCAATTTCAATGTCATCAAAGGTTTTCTCAACCTTTCTATTTCAACCGATGTCTGGACCAACTTTTTACAAGCCGAATATGCAAATGCCAATTTTGGTCACGCTGCGCCTTCGGGTAAAAAAGTGATGGTTGAATATTCATCGCCCAACACCAACAAGCCTTTGCACCTGGGTCACCTGCGCAACAACTTTTTAGGCTGGAGTGCAGCTGAAATACTGAAGGCAAATGGTAATGAAGTATTCAAAGCTTGTATTGTAAATGACAGGGGCATCCATATCTGCAAAAGCATGATTGCATGGCAAAAACATGCTAATGGCGCTACTCCTGAATCTACCGGTAAAAAAGGCGATCACCTGGTTGGTGATTACTATGTGATGTTTGAACAAGACCTTAAAGCAGAGGCAGAAGTTGTGATGGACAATCTTCTTAGCCGCCAGTTAAAAGGATTTGAAGAAGAAGAAGTAAAGAAAATTACTGGCCTTTTACAGGCAATGGAAAAATACACCGCAGAAGGCAATAAAGAGAAACATGCTGAAGTAAAAGCGGAATTAAAAGAGTTTGCACGCAACCATACACCCATAATGAAAGAAGCAAAACAAATGCTGCTGAAGTGGGAACAAGGAGATGAAGAAGTGCTTAATCTTTGGAAGCAAATGAACAGTTGGGTGTACAAAGGCTTTGATGAAACCTATCAAAGAATTGGCACCGACTTCCATAAGATATACTATGAAAGCAATACGTACTTGTTGGGCAAGGACATTGTAGAAGAAGGTTTACAAAAAGGTGTGCTCTTCAGAAAAGAAGATGGAAGCGTGTGGATAGACCTGACAGCTGATGGCCTTGATGAGAAGCTTGTATTGAGAAAGGATGGAACATCAGTATATATAACGCAGGATATTGGACTAGCTAAGCAGAAGTATGAAGAGTTTGGAATTGATGAAAGCATCTATGTTATAGCAGATGAACAGAACTACCACATGAAGGTGCTGAAGCTCATCATGCAGAAGTTGGGTGCGCCATATGCCAATGGTATACAACACCTAAGCTATGGCATGGTAGAACTGCCACATGGTAAAATGAAAAGCCGTGAGGGCACTGTGGTAGATGCAGATGACATGGTAGATGAGATGGAGAAAATAGCTGAACAGAAGACCAAAGAACTCGGCAAAGTAGAAGACTTTACTGCAGAAGAATTGAAGCACCTGTACCACATTATTGGCCTCGGTGCACTCAAGTTCTTTTTACTACGTGTAGATCCAAAGAAGCGCATCATATTCAATCCTGAAGAAAGCATAGAATTCCATGGATTTACTGGTCCGTTCATTCAGTACACGCATGCACGTATCAAGAGCATGCTTCGCAAGCAGCAACCTACAGGAGCAAGATTGACTGGTGAACTTTTACCTTTAGAAAAATCCTTGGTTGTTCTTTTGGAGCAGTTCCCTTCTGTAGTAAGAGAAGCAGCACAGGAGCACGATCCTTCCAAGCTGGCCATTTATGCATTCAACATGGCACAGAGCTACAATTCATTTTATACAAAACATTCTGTTCTGAATGCTGAGAGCGAGGAGAAAAAAGAACTGCGTTTACAACTATCACAATTCACTTCCCAAGTAATCAATACTGCTATGCGTTTGCTCGGTATAGAAGTACCTGAAAGGATGTGA
- a CDS encoding GtrA family protein, with amino-acid sequence MRGLLLNVIDFFYPPFRSIMPLQTFRYAACGSFNTVLDITLYVISINFWFTEPVVHLGPIALKPHIAAFLAAFCVSFPVGFYFSRYLVFTESNLRGRIQLVRYFVLVLACIGLNYIFIKFFVEQMQLLPVLAKILTTVIVVTFSYLSQKHFTFKVKTIKLHHLEKPDL; translated from the coding sequence ATGCGAGGATTGCTATTGAATGTTATAGACTTTTTTTATCCGCCGTTTCGCAGCATCATGCCGCTGCAAACGTTCCGGTATGCCGCATGCGGAAGTTTCAATACAGTGCTTGATATTACCCTGTATGTTATCTCTATCAACTTTTGGTTTACCGAGCCTGTAGTTCATCTAGGCCCCATAGCTTTGAAACCGCATATTGCCGCATTCCTGGCTGCATTTTGTGTTTCATTCCCTGTAGGATTTTATTTTAGTCGTTACCTTGTTTTTACTGAAAGTAATCTTCGTGGGCGCATACAGCTTGTACGGTATTTTGTACTGGTGCTTGCATGTATAGGGCTCAACTATATCTTCATTAAATTCTTTGTTGAGCAAATGCAGTTATTACCTGTACTAGCGAAAATCTTGACAACAGTGATAGTGGTTACATTTAGTTATCTCAGCCAAAAGCATTTTACTTTCAAGGTGAAGACGATAAAGCTACATCACCTGGAGAAGCCGGATCTCTAA
- a CDS encoding response regulator — MNTDKISVLYIDDEDHNLVSFKASFRRIFNVYTADSAEQGQKVLEQENIQVILSDQRMPRMTGIEFFESIKDSHPDPIRILITGYTDINAVIDAINRGQVYKYLTKPWNEEDVKNFVEKAYEVYRLRKDNIELTNKLLDANKKLEFLARQNLLS, encoded by the coding sequence ATGAATACCGACAAAATAAGCGTTCTATACATCGATGACGAAGACCATAACCTGGTATCGTTCAAAGCATCGTTTAGAAGAATATTTAATGTTTATACTGCTGACTCTGCGGAACAAGGACAAAAAGTATTGGAACAGGAAAACATACAGGTAATACTGAGTGACCAGCGAATGCCTAGAATGACCGGTATTGAATTTTTCGAGTCAATAAAAGATAGTCATCCAGATCCGATACGAATTTTAATTACAGGTTATACTGATATTAATGCGGTTATTGATGCCATCAATCGTGGGCAGGTTTATAAATATTTAACAAAACCATGGAACGAGGAAGATGTAAAGAACTTTGTAGAGAAAGCTTACGAGGTATATCGACTGAGGAAAGATAATATCGAGCTTACTAACAAACTCTTAGATGCAAATAAGAAGCTGGAGTTCCTGGCAAGGCAGAACCTGTTATCGTAA
- a CDS encoding methyltransferase family protein, with protein sequence MKKVTLAIVSNVLMIVLPLLAVPSLMLHYKILVLIVISVAMWLTMPAVTAEETSEKKDSDKFSVLLILIMSVISVMAPVIDWAYFMQDQSSFTWVTSLGIVMMLSGMLFRAWAVKTLGEFFTATVQIKNDHQLVTAGPYSIVRHPSYTGAFLSIVGSAVVLHSWIGFAIAFACMTIAYYVRIRIEETKLTAHFGQVYLQYQHTTKRIIPFIW encoded by the coding sequence ATGAAAAAAGTAACACTGGCTATTGTGAGCAATGTGCTTATGATAGTGCTGCCGCTACTGGCTGTTCCTTCACTGATGTTGCATTATAAGATCCTTGTGCTTATTGTTATCAGCGTTGCTATGTGGCTAACCATGCCTGCAGTAACAGCAGAAGAAACCAGTGAGAAGAAGGATAGCGACAAGTTTTCGGTGCTGCTGATATTGATCATGTCTGTAATAAGTGTGATGGCGCCTGTGATAGATTGGGCTTATTTTATGCAAGATCAATCTTCCTTTACATGGGTTACTTCATTAGGAATTGTGATGATGCTTAGCGGAATGCTCTTCAGGGCGTGGGCTGTAAAAACATTGGGCGAATTTTTCACTGCTACGGTTCAGATTAAAAATGATCATCAACTGGTTACTGCTGGTCCTTATAGCATTGTACGTCATCCGAGTTATACCGGTGCTTTTCTTTCTATAGTTGGAAGTGCTGTTGTTTTACATAGTTGGATAGGCTTTGCTATAGCATTTGCCTGTATGACCATAGCCTATTATGTGCGGATAAGAATTGAAGAAACAAAGCTGACTGCGCACTTTGGACAGGTATATCTACAGTACCAACATACTACCAAGAGAATTATTCCGTTTATCTGGTAA
- a CDS encoding 7TM diverse intracellular signaling domain-containing protein, with the protein MRFLSGSRHWPRFIFSGWMWVICFCLLNYASFANPSIVKVTSSDNAVSIAPYLQQYIDPKDKVSTLESVLSSAEFTPFVGEIPNYGLNTKSVWLRFTVKNNTPRRTLYLEIPYTNLSQLKLYHQQQGNFALLAQDGNTLPIQEKVAATPNYVLDLQLPPGAQKEFILHVYSNHPVILPAFVGSDVSVHKSNTLLAFIVSSYMGILLIMFVYNLFLFMVTRDKNYFYYTLYIFLVALAQLAMSGYGYMYFWPAFTEFNKYSVIWTSSLSAIAGIVFSMFFLRTKHYSPRLHNILLALIGIYIIGMISCLLGGTTLSYMILNYNSLLVAIALLSASIYIARQGFRSAYFYLIAWLALLLSFIVLILRNLNVMPYNTFTAYVFYMGSAIEVALLSIALADRINTLRREKEASQAEALNASRENVKLVREQNMILERKVAERTEELQETNEQLSEAFKELKDAQIQLVEAEKMASLGQLTAGIAHEINNPINFVKSNIKPLQLDFADMVEVIDAYEKLHTLEDEKIASQLKNIIKLKQELDIDFLKSEIDSLLNGIKDGAERTAEIVRGLRTFSRLDESQIKTVNIHEGIESTLVLLRNSSPDHVKITMDFKADGNIECFPGKLNQVFMNIISNAIQAIKGKANKQPEFINISTTDVGEDAIEIRIKDSGPGMSAEVKQKIFEPFFTTKDVGEGTGLGLAIVFKIIQEHSGKIDVMSAEGEGAEFIIQLHRIIPEKPSI; encoded by the coding sequence ATGAGGTTTTTATCAGGTAGCAGGCATTGGCCCCGCTTCATCTTTAGCGGATGGATGTGGGTGATATGCTTTTGCTTGTTGAATTATGCCTCGTTTGCCAATCCTTCAATTGTCAAAGTCACTTCCAGCGATAATGCAGTTTCTATAGCACCTTACCTGCAGCAATACATCGATCCTAAAGACAAAGTATCTACTCTTGAATCGGTTTTATCATCTGCAGAATTTACCCCATTTGTTGGCGAGATTCCGAACTATGGATTGAACACTAAAAGTGTATGGCTGCGGTTTACGGTCAAAAATAATACCCCCCGGAGAACCCTTTACCTCGAGATACCTTACACCAACTTATCGCAGCTAAAGCTTTACCACCAGCAACAGGGGAATTTTGCGCTACTTGCACAGGATGGTAATACTTTACCCATACAGGAAAAAGTAGCAGCTACACCTAATTATGTATTAGATCTGCAACTGCCGCCAGGCGCGCAAAAGGAGTTTATCCTTCACGTGTATAGCAATCATCCTGTTATTCTGCCGGCCTTTGTAGGCAGTGATGTCTCTGTTCATAAATCAAACACGCTGCTGGCATTCATCGTTAGTTCCTATATGGGCATACTGCTCATAATGTTCGTTTACAACCTGTTCTTGTTTATGGTAACCAGGGACAAGAACTACTTCTACTACACGCTTTATATTTTCTTAGTGGCACTTGCCCAGTTAGCAATGAGCGGTTATGGTTACATGTATTTCTGGCCTGCTTTTACAGAATTCAATAAGTACTCGGTTATCTGGACATCTTCTTTGTCAGCGATTGCAGGCATCGTATTCTCCATGTTCTTTTTGCGAACAAAACATTACTCTCCAAGACTGCACAACATACTCCTGGCGCTTATCGGCATTTACATCATCGGCATGATTTCATGCTTGCTTGGCGGTACTACTTTGAGCTACATGATACTCAACTACAACAGCTTGTTGGTTGCTATAGCATTGTTGTCTGCTTCAATTTATATAGCACGTCAAGGTTTTCGTTCAGCGTACTTCTATCTTATTGCCTGGTTGGCATTGTTACTTTCTTTCATCGTTCTCATTTTGCGCAACCTGAACGTGATGCCTTACAACACGTTTACTGCCTACGTTTTCTATATGGGCTCTGCCATAGAAGTTGCGCTTCTTTCCATTGCACTTGCTGACAGGATCAACACGCTGCGTAGAGAAAAAGAAGCCTCACAGGCTGAAGCACTAAATGCTTCAAGGGAAAATGTAAAGCTGGTACGGGAGCAAAACATGATCCTTGAAAGAAAAGTGGCAGAAAGGACAGAGGAATTGCAGGAAACGAACGAGCAACTTTCTGAAGCATTTAAAGAACTGAAAGATGCGCAGATACAATTGGTGGAAGCAGAGAAAATGGCTTCGCTTGGTCAACTTACTGCAGGTATAGCCCATGAGATAAATAACCCTATCAACTTCGTGAAATCGAACATCAAGCCACTGCAGCTCGATTTTGCTGATATGGTAGAAGTGATAGATGCGTATGAAAAACTGCATACGCTGGAAGATGAAAAGATTGCTTCGCAGCTGAAAAACATAATTAAACTGAAGCAGGAACTTGACATTGATTTTTTAAAATCGGAAATTGATAGCCTGCTCAATGGTATAAAAGACGGAGCAGAACGTACAGCCGAAATAGTGCGTGGGTTGAGAACTTTTAGCAGGTTAGATGAAAGCCAGATAAAGACAGTAAACATTCACGAAGGAATTGAGTCTACCCTTGTATTGTTGCGCAACAGCAGCCCTGATCATGTAAAAATTACTATGGATTTTAAAGCCGATGGCAATATTGAATGCTTCCCTGGTAAGTTGAACCAGGTATTCATGAACATCATCAGCAATGCGATACAGGCTATAAAGGGTAAAGCTAATAAGCAACCGGAGTTCATCAATATATCTACCACTGATGTAGGTGAAGACGCAATAGAAATAAGAATAAAAGATAGCGGCCCGGGCATGTCAGCCGAGGTAAAGCAGAAGATATTTGAGCCATTTTTTACTACAAAGGATGTAGGCGAAGGAACTGGCTTAGGTTTAGCAATAGTTTTTAAGATCATCCAGGAGCATTCAGGCAAGATAGATGTAATGAGTGCAGAAGGAGAAGGGGCAGAATTCATTATCCAATTACATAGGATCATTCCTGAAAAACCAAGTATTTAA
- a CDS encoding hybrid sensor histidine kinase/response regulator: MSTIQPANKIRVLYVDDEPNNLLAFKASFRRKFEIFTAHSAAEGISVLNSEMVHVVIADQRMPQSTGVEFFDIVRVSHPEPVRMLLTGYTDVEAIVDAINKGQIFRYIKKPWDELELETAINNAFEVYHTRLQLKEKVQELERTNDELNRFVYSTSHDLRSPLASVMGVLNLAKMEKSVIDPNGYMQMIESCIQKMDFFILKVIEYYKSIRVEEVNQPVDFKMLINESIELCRMQNPAITFKVEVNQPRQFYVDVFRMSVILNNLISNAVKYQKPDELNPIVKLVVDVTDEKAVISIEDNGVGILEDHVNNIFKMFFRSNFTVNGLGIGLYIVKEALNRIGGEISVKSKQGDGTKFEVSIPNKLPVTSNKPSQLVAEEI; this comes from the coding sequence ATGAGTACAATCCAACCAGCAAATAAAATCCGGGTACTTTATGTAGATGATGAGCCCAATAATCTTCTTGCATTCAAAGCCTCGTTTAGAAGAAAGTTTGAAATTTTCACTGCTCATTCTGCTGCTGAAGGTATTTCTGTACTCAACTCCGAAATGGTTCATGTAGTTATTGCTGATCAACGGATGCCTCAGTCTACTGGTGTTGAATTTTTTGATATTGTGCGTGTTTCACATCCTGAACCTGTAAGGATGTTGCTTACAGGTTATACAGATGTAGAAGCCATTGTTGATGCAATTAATAAAGGACAAATCTTTCGTTACATCAAAAAGCCATGGGATGAACTGGAACTGGAAACAGCCATCAACAACGCTTTTGAAGTTTATCATACACGTCTTCAACTCAAAGAGAAAGTACAAGAACTGGAAAGAACGAACGATGAGCTAAATCGTTTTGTTTATAGCACATCACATGATCTGCGTTCGCCGCTGGCTTCTGTTATGGGTGTTTTGAATTTGGCCAAAATGGAAAAGTCGGTGATAGATCCTAATGGCTACATGCAGATGATAGAAAGCTGTATCCAGAAAATGGATTTCTTCATCCTGAAAGTGATCGAGTACTATAAAAGCATTAGGGTAGAGGAAGTAAACCAGCCGGTAGATTTTAAAATGCTCATCAACGAAAGCATTGAACTGTGCAGGATGCAAAACCCGGCTATAACTTTCAAAGTAGAAGTAAACCAGCCACGACAGTTTTATGTAGATGTATTTAGGATGTCAGTGATACTGAATAACCTTATTTCGAATGCGGTTAAATACCAGAAGCCGGATGAGCTAAATCCAATTGTAAAACTGGTGGTAGATGTAACCGACGAAAAGGCGGTTATCAGTATAGAAGATAATGGTGTTGGTATTTTAGAAGATCATGTCAACAATATCTTCAAGATGTTCTTTAGAAGCAATTTCACTGTTAATGGATTAGGGATTGGTCTGTATATAGTGAAAGAAGCTTTGAACCGAATAGGCGGCGAAATTTCTGTTAAGTCAAAACAAGGTGACGGAACCAAGTTCGAAGTTTCTATTCCGAATAAATTGCCTGTTACTTCCAATAAACCTAGCCAGCTGGTAGCGGAAGAAATATAA
- a CDS encoding N-acetylmuramoyl-L-alanine amidase, producing the protein MIAITQNFITNRNRPFKNLTQLKGIVIHYTANYGKGANADAHRKYIGRDLTSKNGSPLKVSAHYFVDDSKIIHCVPDKEVAYHCGSGPGLPYTELANEIRQGKSANDFLIGIEMCVNVDCNWSKTYQNTVDLTAHLLLKYNLTVEKVFRHFDITHKVCPKMMVEDPALWIQFKNDVYAKTTGMSAITVHSGKVIAKALNVRKTPVVEQNNLVKTIPHNHVVTIYESKNGWLRIGPNQWVKEDYVSITN; encoded by the coding sequence ATGATAGCTATCACTCAAAATTTTATTACCAACCGCAACCGGCCTTTTAAGAATCTTACCCAGTTAAAAGGGATCGTTATTCATTACACAGCCAACTACGGCAAAGGAGCAAATGCAGATGCACACCGCAAATACATTGGCAGGGATCTTACTTCTAAGAATGGCTCACCTTTAAAAGTTTCCGCTCATTATTTTGTTGATGATAGTAAAATCATTCATTGTGTACCCGACAAAGAAGTAGCCTACCACTGCGGTTCAGGACCAGGATTACCTTATACTGAATTGGCTAACGAAATAAGACAAGGTAAGTCTGCCAATGATTTTTTAATAGGAATAGAAATGTGTGTGAATGTAGACTGTAATTGGTCGAAGACATACCAGAACACCGTAGACCTTACAGCACACTTGTTGCTGAAGTATAACCTAACGGTTGAGAAGGTGTTTAGGCATTTTGATATAACCCACAAGGTGTGCCCTAAGATGATGGTGGAGGACCCTGCGCTATGGATACAATTTAAGAATGATGTTTATGCAAAGACTACGGGAATGAGCGCTATCACAGTTCATAGTGGTAAAGTGATAGCCAAGGCTTTAAATGTTAGAAAAACGCCTGTTGTTGAACAAAATAACCTGGTTAAAACAATTCCACATAATCATGTAGTGACTATATACGAAAGTAAAAATGGTTGGTTGAGAATTGGCCCCAACCAATGGGTAAAAGAAGATTATGTTTCTATAACTAATTAA